The sequence below is a genomic window from Variovorax paradoxus B4.
GGCGCAGGCGAAGAGTGCGAAGCACAGCACCTTCATCACGAACACCGGATAGAAGCCGATGAAGGGTGCGGCGACGAGTGCCAGCAGCAGCACTGCGTAGACGACGAGCGATATTTTCTTCATGGACTTCACTTCTCGCTGCCGAACAGGCCGGCGGGGCGGATCAGCAGCACCACGACCATGATCACGAACACCACGGTGGCCGACGCCTCCGGATAGAACACCTTGGTCAGGCCTTCGATCACGCCGAGCCCCAGGCCCGTGAGGATGGCGCCCATGATCGAGCCCATGCCGCCGATCACGACCACCGCGAACACGATGATGATGAGGTTCTGCCCCATCAGCGGCGAGATCTGGATCACCGGCGCCGCGAGCACGCCGGCGAAGGCCGCCAGCGCCACGCCGAAGCCGTAGGTCAGCGTCACCATCAGCGGCACGTTGACGCCGAAGGCCTCCACCAGCCGCGGGTTCTCGGTGCCGGCGCGCAGGTAGGCGCCCAGCCGCGTCTTCTCGATCGCATACCAGGTGGCAAAGCACACGACGAGCGATGCGACGACCACCCAGGCACGGTAGTTGGGCAGGAACATGAAGCCCAGGTTCGTGCCGCCGCTCAGCGCCTCGGGGGTGTTGTAAGCCAGGCCCGACACGCCGTACACCGAACGGAAGCCGCCTTCGATCAGCAGCGTGAGGCCCAGCGTGAGCAGCAGGCCGTAAAGATGGTCGAGCTTGTAGATCCAGCGCAGCAGCAACCGCTCGATCAGCACGCCGAACAGGCCGACGATCAGCGGCGCCACCGCCAGCATGACCCAGTAGTTGACGTTGAAGTAATTCATCGCCATCCACGACAGCACCGCCCCCATCATGAACAGCGCGCCATGCGCGAAGTTGATGACGTTGAGCAGCCCGAAGATCACTGCCAGCCCCAGGCTCAGGATCGCGTAGAACGACCCGTTGACCAGCCCCAGCAGGAGCTGGCTCAACAGGGCAGGCATAGAAATGTTCATCGTGAATGGAAACGAGGTTCAGAAAAGTGGCAATGACTTCGCGCGGTGGCCGCCGCGCACGGCCGCCCCCGGGGTCGGGGGCGGGCGAGCAACAGCTACTTCCAGAGTGCGCAGGTGCTTTCTTCCTTGGTCGTGTAGACCTGGTCGCCCGGCACCTTCTTGACGATCTTCAGCAGGTCCCACGGGCCCTTGGATTCGGAAGGCTTCTTGACCTCCGCCAGCAGCATGTCGTGCACCATGCGGCCGTCGGCGCGGATCACGCCCTTGGCATAGAAGTCGTTGATCGGCGTCTTCTTGAGGTAGGCCATGACCTTGTCGGCGTCGGTGCTCTTCACCGCCTCCACGGCCTTGAGGTAGGCCATGGTGGCCGAGTAGTCGGCGGCCTGGATGTCGGTCGGCTTGTTCTTGGTCTTGGCTTCGTAGCGCGCGGCCCACTTGCGCGACTCGTCGTCGGCGTCCCAGTACCAGCTGGTGGTGTGCAGCAGCCCCTGCGTGGCCGGCAGGCCCAGGCTCTTCACGTCGGTGAGGAACACCAGCAGGCCTGCGATCTTCATCGACTTGTCGATGCCGAATTCCTTCGACGCCTTCATCGAGTTGATGAAGTCGCCGCCGGCGTTGGCCAGCCCCAGCACCTGCGCCTTGGAGTTCTGCGCCTGCAGCAGGAAGGAAGAGAAGTCCGACGCATTGAGCGGCGCCCGCACCGTGCCCACCACCGTGCCGCCCTTGGCCTTGACGACCTTGGCGGTGTCGCCCTCGAGCGCATGGCCGAAGGCATAGTCGGCCGTCAGGAAGAACCAGCTCTTGCCGCCGGTGTCGACCACGGCGCCGCCGGTGCTCTTGGCCAGTGCGACGGTGTCGTAGGCATAGTGCACGGTGTAGGGGCTGCACTGCGCGTTGGTGAGCGCCGAGGTGGCCGCGCCGTTGGTGAAGAACACGCGCTTCTTCTCTTGCGCCACCTTGGCGGTGGCCAGCGCCACGCCCGAATTGGTGCCCGCGAAGATCATCGTGGCGCCGGCGGTGTCGATCCACTCGCGCGCCTTCGAGGCCGCGATGTCGGGCTTGTTCTGGTGGTCGACGCTCAGCACCTCCACCGGCTGGCCGAGCACCTTGCCGCCCATGTCGTCGATGGCCATCTGGATGGCCGTTGCGCCGCCCTTGCCTTCCAGGTCGGCGTACAGGCCCGACAGGTCGCTGATGTAGCCGATGACGACCTTCTCCTGCGCCTGCACGGCATGGCTCGCAAGACCCGCGGCCCCGAGCATGAGGGCAATGATTTTGAGCTTGGTTTGCATGGTGGTCTCCTGGATGGTTGAGAGAGTCAACGGAAAAAAGCGATTGGCGCGGCCGCGGCTACACGCCCAGCAGCTCGCTGAGCACGGGCATCTTGGCGTCGAGCTCCTTGGCGCCGAAGGCCTCGACCATGCGGCCGTGCTCCATCACGTAGAAACGGTCGGCCAGCGGCGCGGCGAAGCGGAAGTTCTGCTCCACCATCACAATGGTGTAGCCCTTGCCGCGCAGGGTGTGGATCATCCGGGCGAGGGCCTGCACGATGACGGGCGCGAGGCCTTCGGAGATTTCGTCGAGCAGCAACAGCTTGGCGCCGGTGCGCAGGATGCGTGCGACCGCCAGCATCTGCTGCTCGCCGCCCGACAGCCGCGTGCCGGGGCTGTTGCGGCGCTCGGCCAGGTTCGGGAACATTTCGTAGATCTCGGCCACCGACATGCCCGGCCCCGCACCCTTGACGTTCTTGAGCGTCGGCGGCAGCAGCAGGTTTTCCTCGGCCGAGAGGCTCGCGAAGATGCCGCGCTCTTCGGGGCAATAGCCGATGCCCAGGTGCGCGATGCGGTGCGTGGCCATGCCGACGGTCTGCACGCCGTTGACTTCGATGCTGCCCTTGCGCGAGCCGGTCAGGCCCATGATGGCGCGCAGCGTGCTGGTGCGCCCGGCGCCGTTGCGCCCGAGCAGCGTGACGACCTCGCCGGGCTGCACCACCATGTCGACGCCGTGCAGCACGTGCGATTCGCCGTACCAGGCGTGGAGGCCTTTGATTTCCAGGGCGGCGGTCATGTCAATGCGCCCCTTGGAGCTGGCCGTCGGTGGTGCCCATGTAGGCCTCCATCACCTGCGGGTTCTTCGAGACTTCGGCGTACGGCCCTTCGGCCAGCACGGCGCCGCGCTGCAGCACCGTGATGGTGTCGGCGATGGTCGAGACCACGCTCATGTTGTGCTCGACCATCAGGATGGTGCGGCCGGCCGACACGCGCTTGATGAGTTCGGCCACGCGGTGCACGTCTTCATGGCCCATGCCCTGCGTGGGCTCGTCGAGCAGCATCAGCTCGGGGTCCATGGCCAGCGTGGTGGCGATCTCGAGCGCGCGCTTGTGGCCGTAGGGCAGGTTCACCGTGAGTTCGTCGGCCTCGTGCGCCAGGCCAACCTCCGCAAGCAGTTCGCGGGCGCGTGCATCGAGCGGCTTGAGCGTCTTCTCGCTCTTCCAGAAATGGTACGAAGTGCCGAGCGCGCGCTGCAGCCCGAGGCGCACGTTCTCCAGCAGCGTGAGGTGCGGAAACACCGCCGAGATCTGGAACGAGCGGATGATGCCGCGCCGCGCGATCTGAGCCGGCCGCTCGCCGGTGATGTCGTGCCCGTTGAACAGGATCGTGCCGCTGGTGGGTTCGAGAAACTTGGTGAGCAGGTTGAAGCAGGTGGTCTTGCCGGCGCCGTTCGGGCCGATCAGCGCATGGATCGAGCCGCGCACCACCGAGAGATCGACCTTGCTGACCGCAGTGAACCCCTTGAATTCCTTGGTGAGCTGGCGTGTTTCGAGGATGACGTCGCTCATCTCGCGAAGTCGCCCGGGTTCAGGAAAGATATGTCGGTCATGCAGTCCATCTCATCGCGCCACTGTCGAGCGCGGACCGATTGTTCGTGGCCGTCTCCCGCTTGCATACTGGGGCAAATGCCTATGCTGCAGTGCAACCTGCCTCCGCCGACTGTCCCCGGCAACGGACGACTGTCGTCACAATGACAATGACCCATCGGTTCGCCCCCTACTTCCATGCCGAACTTCCGCTCGCCCGAATTCCTGACCGACCATATCCAACACACGCTGGCTTTCTATGAGCCGGTCAGCCGCGACCCATCAGGTGGCTTCTTCCACTTCTTCAAGGACGACGGCACGGTGTACGACCGGCGCACGCGGCACCTGGTCAGCAGCACGCGCTTCGTCTTCAACCATGCGATGGCGCATCGGCACTTCGGGGATCCGAAGCACCTCGACAGTGCGCGCCACGGCCTGGCTTTCGTGCAGCACGCGCATGCGCAGCCGGGCGGCGGCTACGCATGGCAGATCGACTGGCACGACGGCCGCGCCACCGTGCAGGACGGCACGCAGCATTGCTACGGCCTGGCCTTCGTGCTGCTCGCGCATGCGCATGCGCTCATGGCCGGCATCGAAGAGGCGCGCGCGGGGCTCGAAGACACCTGGCAGTTGATGGAACGGCATTTCTGGGAGCCGCAGCACGCGCTCTATGCCGACGAAGCCACCACCGATTGGCATGTGGGTACTTATCGGGGCCAGAACGCCAACATGCATGCCTGCGAGGCGATGCTTTCCGCGTTCGAGGCCACGCAGGACGCACGCTACCTCGATCGTGCGCTCGCGCTTGCAGAGTCGGTCACAGCCCGGCAGGCCGCGCTGGCCGGCGGGCTGGTCTGGGAGCACTACCGCGAGGACTGGTCGGTCGACTGGGACTACAACCGCGGCGACAAGAGCAACATCTTCCGGCCCTGGGGCTTCCAGACCGGCCATCTCACCGAGTGGGCCAAGCTGCTGCTGCAGCTGGAGCGCGCGCTCGTTGCCGCCGGCCGCGAAGCGGACTGGACCGTGCCGCGTGCCAGGCACTTCTTCGACACTGCCATGCTCCGCGGCTGGGACGCGGAACACGGCGGACTCGTCTACGGCTTCGGGCCCGACGGTGCGGTGTGCGACGGCGACAAGTACTTCTGGGTTCAGGCCGAAAGCCTGGCCGCCGCGGCCCTGCTGGCCGTGCGCACCGGCGATGCCGGCTACTGGAACTGGTACGACCGCATCTGGGCCTACGGCTGGGCGCATTTCGTCGACCACCCCCACGGCGCGTGGTATCGCATCCTCACGCCCGACAACCGCAAGATCAGCGACGAAAAAAGCCCGGCCGGCAAGACCGACTACCACACCATGGGCGCGTGCTACGACGTGCTGCGGGCACTCGGCGCCTGAAGAGCAACACGTGCCCTCAATGGGCCCCGGCGGCCGCGTCGCCTCCCGCGCCGCCGCGCTGCGGCCTTGCCAGCCACACCAGCGGAATCAGCAGCAGGAACAGGATCGCCGACGCATAGAAGATGTCGTTCGTGGCCAGCATGAACGACTGCTGGTCGACGATCCGGTTGATCTGGCCCATCACCTGCTCGGTGCTCAAGCCGCTGCTCGCAAGCCCCGACATCGCGCTGGTCGCCGCGTTGTTGCCCTGGTTCACCGACTCCGCGAGCTGCGAGTGGTGCAGCGCCGCGCGGTTCTCCCACAGCGTGGTGGTGATCGACGTGCCCATGGCGCCCGCGGTGATCCGCAGGAAGTTCGACAGCCCCGACGCGGCCGGTATGCGGTCGGGCGTGAGGCCCGAGAGCGTGATGGTCACGAGCGGGATGAAGAAGAACGCCATCGCAATGCCCTGGATGATCGTCGGGATGATGATCGTCACGAAGTCGGCCTGCGTGTTGAAGTTCGACCGCATCCACAGCACCAGCGCAAACACCAGGAACGAGAACGTGGCGTAGCGCCGCGGATCGATCTTGGCCACCGTGAGCCCGACCACCGGCGAGAAGAAGATGGCCAGCAGTCCCACCGGCGCCATGATCATGCCGGCCTGCGTGGCGGTGTAGCCCATCCATTGCTGCAGCCACAGCGGCAGCAGCACCACGTTGCCGAAGAACAGGCCATAGGCCACGGCCGTGGCCACGGCGCCCGACCAGAAGTTGCGGCGCTTGAAGAGCGACAGGTCGACCACCGGATGCTTGTCGGTCAGCTCCCAGATCAGGAAGAACGCGAAGCCGACCACGGCGATCACCGCCATCGTGACGATCTCGGGCGAGTGGAACCAGTCGAGCTCCTTGCCCTTGTCGAGCATCAGCTGCATCGAGCCGACCCACAGCACCAGAAGCGCCAGGCCGATGGCATCGATCGGCACCTTGTGCGTGGTGCTCTCGCGCTTGCGGTAGAGCGCCCAGGTGATCGCGGCCGCGACGATGCCGACCGGGATGTTGATGTAGAAGATCCACGGCCATGAGATGTTGTCGGTGATCCAGCCGCCCAGGAGCGGTCCCATCACCGGCGCGACCAGCGTGGTCATCGACCACATCGCCATCGCGAGGCCCGCCTTGGCGCGCGGATAGCTCGACAGCAGCAACGTCTGCGACAGCGGAATCATCGGCCCCGCGACGAAGCCCTGAAGTGCCCGGAACAGGATCAACGTGGTCATGTTCGGCGCCAGGCCGCACAGCAGCGAGGCGACCATGAACAGGATCACGCTCGCCATGAAGAGCCGCACCTGTCCGAAGCGCTGCGTCATGAAACCCGTGAGCGGCACCGCGATGGCGTTGGCCACCGCGAAGCTGGTGATGACCCAGGTGCCTTGCGTGGTGCTCACGCCCAGGTCACCCGAAATGGCCGGCAGCGACACGTTCGCGATCGACGAGTCGAGCACGTTCATGAAGGTGGCGGCCGACAGCGCGATCGTGCCCCAGACGCGGGCAGCGCCCTCGAGCGGCGGATGCGCTACATAAGCAGGAGCAGCAGTGGCCATTGGCTTTGCCTCGGAAACCGGGAACGGCGATCAGCCGGGATGGGACTGCGAAGCGCCGTGTGCCGCGGTTCCGGTAGTTGCTGCGGGCGTGGCGGAGCGGCCTGCCGCCGGCGCCGGCACCGGTGCCGCTGCGGCCGTCGGCGCGCCGCGGCCGAGATTCGCGGCCACGATGCGGTCGACTTCGGCATCGGCGCCGTGGTCGAGCTTGCTGTAGACCTGCGTCTGCGAAATGGCGGTGGCGCGCGGCGCGTCGGCCAGCATCTTGCCGCTCTTCTGCGAGATGTCGATCTCGGCATCCATCGAGAGGCCGATGCGCAGCGGGTTGGCCTTGAGCTGCTCGGGGTCGAGCGCGATGCGCACGGGCACGCGCTGCACCACCTTGATCCAGTTGCCGGTGGCGTTCTGCGCCGGCAGCAGTGCAAAGGCGCTGCCGGTGCCCACGCCCAGGCCCGCGACCTTGCCGGTGTATTCCACCTTCTTGCCGTAGACGTCGGCCCTGAGCTTCACGGGCTGGTCGATGCGGATGTTGCGCAGCTGCACTTCCTTGAAGTTGGCGTCGACCCACAGCTGGTTCAGCGGCACGATCGACATCATCGGCGTGCCGGCCGCCACGCGCTGGCCGAGCTGCACTGTGCGCTTGGCGACGTAGCCGTCGACCGGCGCCGGCATGGCCACGCGCTGCGTGGCCAGGTAGGCTTCGCGCACCTTGGCGGCAGCGGCCTGCACGCTCGGGTGCTGGGCCACGCTGGTGCCTTCGGTCAGCGACTGGTTGCTTGCCAGCGCTTCGCGCGCGGCCACCACGCCGGCCTGCGCGGCGGCGAGCTGGCTCTTCGCGTTGTCGAGCGCCGTCTCGGCATGGTTGAGTTCTTCCTTCGAGACCGCGCCGTTGCCCGA
It includes:
- a CDS encoding branched-chain amino acid ABC transporter permease; this translates as MNISMPALLSQLLLGLVNGSFYAILSLGLAVIFGLLNVINFAHGALFMMGAVLSWMAMNYFNVNYWVMLAVAPLIVGLFGVLIERLLLRWIYKLDHLYGLLLTLGLTLLIEGGFRSVYGVSGLAYNTPEALSGGTNLGFMFLPNYRAWVVVASLVVCFATWYAIEKTRLGAYLRAGTENPRLVEAFGVNVPLMVTLTYGFGVALAAFAGVLAAPVIQISPLMGQNLIIIVFAVVVIGGMGSIMGAILTGLGLGVIEGLTKVFYPEASATVVFVIMVVVLLIRPAGLFGSEK
- a CDS encoding ABC transporter substrate-binding protein, which translates into the protein MQTKLKIIALMLGAAGLASHAVQAQEKVVIGYISDLSGLYADLEGKGGATAIQMAIDDMGGKVLGQPVEVLSVDHQNKPDIAASKAREWIDTAGATMIFAGTNSGVALATAKVAQEKKRVFFTNGAATSALTNAQCSPYTVHYAYDTVALAKSTGGAVVDTGGKSWFFLTADYAFGHALEGDTAKVVKAKGGTVVGTVRAPLNASDFSSFLLQAQNSKAQVLGLANAGGDFINSMKASKEFGIDKSMKIAGLLVFLTDVKSLGLPATQGLLHTTSWYWDADDESRKWAARYEAKTKNKPTDIQAADYSATMAYLKAVEAVKSTDADKVMAYLKKTPINDFYAKGVIRADGRMVHDMLLAEVKKPSESKGPWDLLKIVKKVPGDQVYTTKEESTCALWK
- a CDS encoding ABC transporter ATP-binding protein; translation: MTAALEIKGLHAWYGESHVLHGVDMVVQPGEVVTLLGRNGAGRTSTLRAIMGLTGSRKGSIEVNGVQTVGMATHRIAHLGIGYCPEERGIFASLSAEENLLLPPTLKNVKGAGPGMSVAEIYEMFPNLAERRNSPGTRLSGGEQQMLAVARILRTGAKLLLLDEISEGLAPVIVQALARMIHTLRGKGYTIVMVEQNFRFAAPLADRFYVMEHGRMVEAFGAKELDAKMPVLSELLGV
- a CDS encoding ABC transporter ATP-binding protein; translation: MSDVILETRQLTKEFKGFTAVSKVDLSVVRGSIHALIGPNGAGKTTCFNLLTKFLEPTSGTILFNGHDITGERPAQIARRGIIRSFQISAVFPHLTLLENVRLGLQRALGTSYHFWKSEKTLKPLDARARELLAEVGLAHEADELTVNLPYGHKRALEIATTLAMDPELMLLDEPTQGMGHEDVHRVAELIKRVSAGRTILMVEHNMSVVSTIADTITVLQRGAVLAEGPYAEVSKNPQVMEAYMGTTDGQLQGAH
- a CDS encoding AGE family epimerase/isomerase, with protein sequence MPNFRSPEFLTDHIQHTLAFYEPVSRDPSGGFFHFFKDDGTVYDRRTRHLVSSTRFVFNHAMAHRHFGDPKHLDSARHGLAFVQHAHAQPGGGYAWQIDWHDGRATVQDGTQHCYGLAFVLLAHAHALMAGIEEARAGLEDTWQLMERHFWEPQHALYADEATTDWHVGTYRGQNANMHACEAMLSAFEATQDARYLDRALALAESVTARQAALAGGLVWEHYREDWSVDWDYNRGDKSNIFRPWGFQTGHLTEWAKLLLQLERALVAAGREADWTVPRARHFFDTAMLRGWDAEHGGLVYGFGPDGAVCDGDKYFWVQAESLAAAALLAVRTGDAGYWNWYDRIWAYGWAHFVDHPHGAWYRILTPDNRKISDEKSPAGKTDYHTMGACYDVLRALGA
- a CDS encoding DHA2 family efflux MFS transporter permease subunit, encoding MATAAPAYVAHPPLEGAARVWGTIALSAATFMNVLDSSIANVSLPAISGDLGVSTTQGTWVITSFAVANAIAVPLTGFMTQRFGQVRLFMASVILFMVASLLCGLAPNMTTLILFRALQGFVAGPMIPLSQTLLLSSYPRAKAGLAMAMWSMTTLVAPVMGPLLGGWITDNISWPWIFYINIPVGIVAAAITWALYRKRESTTHKVPIDAIGLALLVLWVGSMQLMLDKGKELDWFHSPEIVTMAVIAVVGFAFFLIWELTDKHPVVDLSLFKRRNFWSGAVATAVAYGLFFGNVVLLPLWLQQWMGYTATQAGMIMAPVGLLAIFFSPVVGLTVAKIDPRRYATFSFLVFALVLWMRSNFNTQADFVTIIIPTIIQGIAMAFFFIPLVTITLSGLTPDRIPAASGLSNFLRITAGAMGTSITTTLWENRAALHHSQLAESVNQGNNAATSAMSGLASSGLSTEQVMGQINRIVDQQSFMLATNDIFYASAILFLLLIPLVWLARPQRGGAGGDAAAGAH
- a CDS encoding efflux RND transporter periplasmic adaptor subunit, whose translation is MSDNNTPTPAAPAASTATEAPAGNGKRRRAMTALAAVVIVAGGGWGLYEWLVASHYEDTDNAYVQGNVIQITPQIGGTVMAINADDTDFVKAGQPLVQLDPADAKVALEQAEAALAQAVRQVRTLYANNGSLAAQVTLRQADIVKAQSDIAKAQDDLQRRRALSGNGAVSKEELNHAETALDNAKSQLAAAQAGVVAAREALASNQSLTEGTSVAQHPSVQAAAAKVREAYLATQRVAMPAPVDGYVAKRTVQLGQRVAAGTPMMSIVPLNQLWVDANFKEVQLRNIRIDQPVKLRADVYGKKVEYTGKVAGLGVGTGSAFALLPAQNATGNWIKVVQRVPVRIALDPEQLKANPLRIGLSMDAEIDISQKSGKMLADAPRATAISQTQVYSKLDHGADAEVDRIVAANLGRGAPTAAAAPVPAPAAGRSATPAATTGTAAHGASQSHPG